The [Bacillus] selenitireducens MLS10 genome includes a region encoding these proteins:
- the rnc gene encoding ribonuclease III: MKRQAKKMQMSNAQKAKYKQFLKTLHVPYQDDNVFIQAFTHSSYVNEHRIRPHDDNERLEFLGDAVLELAISQYLFKLFEQMSEGEMTKLRAAIVCEPSLAKLADSLEFGDYVLLGKGEEMTGGRKRPALLADVFEAFIGALYVDLGMEAVYDFLERYVYPKIHDGSFSHMMDFKSQLQEFIQRENQGQVQYRIVEEKGPAHAREFVSEVMLDDDQLGTGVGKSKKEAEQMAAQEALKKLGSEMASLKMD, from the coding sequence ATGAAACGGCAGGCAAAAAAAATGCAGATGTCCAATGCACAGAAGGCAAAATACAAACAATTTTTGAAAACGCTGCATGTTCCGTATCAGGATGATAATGTCTTTATCCAGGCATTCACTCATTCCTCTTACGTCAATGAACATCGCATCCGTCCGCACGATGACAATGAAAGATTGGAATTTCTCGGCGATGCTGTTTTGGAATTGGCCATCTCCCAGTATTTATTTAAACTGTTTGAACAGATGAGTGAAGGAGAGATGACCAAACTCAGAGCAGCAATCGTTTGTGAACCATCCCTGGCAAAGCTTGCGGACTCCCTTGAGTTTGGTGATTATGTCCTTCTCGGAAAAGGAGAAGAAATGACCGGAGGCAGAAAGCGGCCAGCCCTTTTGGCTGATGTGTTTGAGGCATTCATCGGCGCTCTCTATGTCGATCTCGGAATGGAGGCGGTTTATGATTTTCTTGAACGCTATGTCTACCCGAAAATTCACGACGGTTCTTTTTCGCATATGATGGACTTCAAGAGTCAGCTGCAGGAGTTTATTCAGCGGGAGAATCAGGGGCAGGTTCAATATCGGATCGTGGAAGAAAAAGGCCCTGCTCATGCGAGAGAGTTTGTCTCAGAGGTGATGCTTGACGACGATCAGCTCGGAACAGGTGTGGGTAAATCGAAAAAAGAAGCTGAACAAATGGCAGCCCAGGAAGCGCTTAAAAAGCTCGGATCCGAAATGGCGTCACTGAAAATGGACTGA
- the acpP gene encoding acyl carrier protein has protein sequence MATVHERIAKIVSERLGVDESEVKKEATFKDDLGADSLDVVELVMELEDEFELEISDEDAEKIASVGDVIDYIERHQ, from the coding sequence ATGGCCACAGTACATGAACGTATTGCAAAGATCGTCTCCGAACGTCTTGGTGTAGATGAGTCCGAGGTGAAGAAAGAAGCAACATTTAAAGATGATCTGGGTGCCGATTCGCTTGATGTAGTCGAGCTTGTTATGGAGCTTGAAGACGAATTCGAACTCGAAATCTCAGATGAAGATGCTGAAAAGATTGCATCAGTCGGTGACGTCATTGATTACATAGAACGTCATCAATAA
- the fabG gene encoding 3-oxoacyl-[acyl-carrier-protein] reductase, translated as MKGQHILVTGGSRGIGRAICLAFAQAGADVAVNYAGNEAKAEETAEACRAFGVDAFAVKADVSDSEAVKEMVKTVMDRFGSVEVLVNNAGITRDNLIMRMKEEEFDSVIDTNLKGVFNVSKALTRPMMKQRYGRIINVSSVVGVLGNAGQANYVASKAGVIGFTKSLARELSNRNILVNAVAPGFISTEMTEDLPEDMKTALLNQIPLGKLGNPEDVANVILFLAGDGASYMTGQTLHVDGGMAMP; from the coding sequence ATGAAAGGTCAGCATATTCTTGTGACAGGAGGCTCCAGAGGCATTGGAAGAGCCATTTGCCTTGCATTTGCACAAGCCGGTGCGGATGTAGCCGTCAATTATGCCGGTAACGAGGCGAAGGCCGAAGAAACGGCAGAGGCGTGCAGAGCTTTTGGCGTGGATGCGTTTGCCGTAAAAGCAGATGTATCGGACAGTGAAGCTGTAAAAGAGATGGTGAAAACCGTCATGGATAGATTCGGTTCTGTTGAAGTCCTGGTTAATAATGCCGGGATTACGAGAGATAATCTGATTATGCGTATGAAAGAAGAGGAATTCGATTCTGTTATTGATACAAACCTTAAAGGTGTGTTTAATGTGTCAAAAGCCCTGACGAGACCCATGATGAAACAGCGTTACGGCCGAATCATCAATGTCTCTTCCGTCGTCGGGGTGCTCGGTAATGCCGGTCAGGCCAATTATGTGGCGAGTAAGGCAGGGGTAATTGGTTTTACGAAGTCGCTTGCGAGGGAACTCTCCAACCGCAACATACTCGTTAACGCAGTTGCACCGGGTTTTATCAGCACGGAAATGACAGAAGATCTGCCGGAAGATATGAAGACAGCATTGCTTAATCAGATTCCGCTTGGAAAACTTGGGAATCCTGAGGATGTCGCCAATGTTATTTTGTTCCTGGCAGGTGATGGCGCTTCATATATGACAGGGCAGACCCTTCATGTAGACGGTGGCATGGCAATGCCTTAA
- a CDS encoding kinase-associated lipoprotein B, which yields MNLFEADQQVIASYKSGTYYGKVVRDQGSNTVLVEIQGVKKHPVQGDLHHPRQVDVPLFHERKALSEREKANIPRNAVKSFEGDMPGYEASVAAAVQEMKQDLSEDSSDFGKRALQALEEVEKAY from the coding sequence ATGAATCTGTTTGAAGCAGACCAGCAGGTTATTGCATCCTACAAATCCGGCACCTACTATGGAAAGGTCGTGCGCGATCAGGGCAGCAATACCGTTCTTGTCGAGATTCAGGGTGTCAAGAAACATCCTGTTCAAGGGGATCTTCATCACCCCCGCCAGGTCGATGTTCCGCTTTTCCATGAGCGTAAAGCTCTCAGCGAACGGGAAAAGGCAAACATCCCAAGAAACGCCGTCAAATCTTTTGAAGGTGACATGCCAGGCTATGAAGCATCAGTTGCCGCCGCCGTTCAGGAAATGAAGCAGGATCTGAGTGAAGATTCGTCTGACTTTGGTAAACGGGCTCTTCAGGCTCTGGAAGAAGTTGAAAAAGCTTACTGA
- a CDS encoding DUF1128 domain-containing protein, whose protein sequence is MSQEDPRREELSRMIEEIKRKLQIVNGAAIKAESFSLNKYDEIEEIYEMVISKPSFSVSEMDAIVSELGQMRDRKPEA, encoded by the coding sequence GTGAGCCAAGAAGATCCAAGACGCGAAGAATTAAGCCGTATGATCGAGGAAATCAAACGAAAGCTTCAGATTGTAAACGGTGCAGCCATCAAAGCTGAAAGTTTTTCATTAAATAAATATGATGAGATCGAAGAAATCTATGAAATGGTCATCTCAAAACCTTCATTCAGTGTCAGTGAAATGGACGCGATTGTCTCTGAACTGGGCCAAATGAGAGACCGAAAACCGGAAGCTTAA